The genomic region CGGCCTGCTGCCGCGCCCCAACGCCAGCAATCCCACCCTGACCTCGGTGGCGCTGGCCGTCCGCGCGGCCCGTCACATCCTGGCCAGGTGACCGGAGTTGCCCATGTTCACCCGAGACCAGGTGCTGCTCGGCATCACGCCGACCGGCTGGACCAACGACGACCTGCCGAGCCTCGGCGCCGAAATCCCCTACGAACAGATCCTCAGCGAGATCGCGCTGGCGGGATTCGACGGCTGCAGCATCGGCCACAGCTTCCCGCGCGACCCGGCCGTGCTGGGCGCGGCCCTCGAACTGCGCGGGCTGCGGATCTCCGAGCCCTGGGTCAGCACCTACTTCACCGTTCGCGAGATGCGCGAGGCCACCGTGGCCGAGTTCCGCCGGCAACTCGAGCTGCTGCGCTCGCTCGGCGGCACCGACCTGGTGGTCGCCGAACTCGGCGGCTCGGTGCACCAGCAGCCGGTCGACCTGCGCGCCAACCGGCCGGTCCTCGACGACCGTGGCTGGAAGGAACTGGTGGACGGGCTCCACGAGTTGGGCGAGATCGCGAGCGGGAACGGGATGCGGCTCTGCTACCACCACCACATGGGCACGGTGGTCCAGAGCCCGGCCGAGGTGGACCGGCTGATGGCCGCCACCGACCCCGAACTGGTCCACCTGCTGCTCGACACAGGCCACTTCAGCTGGGCCGGCGGCGACCCGGCGGCCGCCGTCCGCGCGCACGGCCCGCGAATCGCCCACGTGCACCTCAAGGACCTGCGCCCGCAGGTACTGGCCGCCGCCGACCGGTCCAGCTTCCTGCAGGCCGTACTGGACGGGGTGTTCACCGTCCCCGGCGACGGCATGGTCGACTTCCCGGAGGTGCTGGCGGAGCTGGCGCAGGCCGGCTACCGGGGGTGGCTGACCGTCGAGGCGGAGCAGGACCCGGCCAAGGCCCACCCGTTGACGTACGCGCTCAAGGCGCGGGCCTACCTGCGCGAGGTGATCGGGGTATGACCAACTCCGTTGGCATCCACGCGCTGGTCTGGGTCGGCGACTGGAGCGGCGACGCACCCAAGCGGGCGATGGCCGGTGCCAGGGACTGCGGCTACGACCGGATCGAGATCCCGCTGCTCGGCTCCTGGCAGATCGACACCGGGCGGACCAGAGCACTGCTGGACGAGTGCCAACTCGCCATGACAGCGAATCAGTTCCTCACCGAGGCGACCGACATCAGCAGCGCGGACCCCGCCGCGGTGGCCGCCGGTGAGCAGCTGCTGCACCGCGCGGTGGAGACCGTGGCCGCCCTCGGTGGCGACTACATCTGCGGCACCCTCTACAGCAGGCTCGGGCGCTACGACCGGCAGCCGACCGAGCGCGGGCGTCGCAGCAGCGCCGAGGTGCTGCGCGGGGTGGCCGACCGGGCGGCCGACGCCGGGATCAGGATCGGGCTCGAACTTTGCAACCGGTACGAGACCAACCTGCTCAACACGGCCGAACAGGCCCTGGAGATGCTGGAGTTGATCGACCGGCCGAACGCCGTGGTGCACCTGGACACCTTCCACATGAACCTGGAGGAGACCGACATGGTCACGCCGGTGCTCGCCTGCGGTGAGCGGCTGGGCTACGTCCACATCGGCGAGAGCCACCGCGGCTACCTCGGTACCGGGACCGTCGACTTCGACGGCTTCTTCGGGGCGCTGGCCCGGATCGGCTACACCGGGCCGATCACCTTCGAATCCTTCTCCTCCGCGGTCCTGGCCCCCGAACTCACCGGTGCGCTGTGCATCTGGCGGGACCGGTGGCAGGACTCGGCCGATCTCGCCCGGCACGCCCGGCAGTTCATCGCGCAGCAGCTGACCCGTTGACGCGCGCCCGTTCGTCAGGAGTTCTCTCGTGCACACCACCGTCAAGAGCGAGGGCCCGCAGCGCGCCTACGAGCTGGTCTTCGAGACCGGCGAGGAGATCATCGGCGGGCTGCGTGCCTTCGCGATCGCCGAGCGGCTGGCCCCCTCCGAGTTCAACGCGATCGGCGGCGTCCACCAGGCCGATCTCGGCTTCTACAACCTGACCGACGGCACCTTCAACCCGGTGCCGTTCCACCGCGACCAGTGCGAGGTGCTCTCGCTGATCGGGGACATCACGCCGGAGGCCGACAAGCCGGGCGGCTACAACGTGCACGGCCATGTGGTGCTGGGCTCGCCGGACGGGCAGGCGAACGGCGGACATCTGCTGCACGCCATCACCCGGCCGATCCTGTTCGTCACCATCGAGGAGCTGGAGCACGCCAAGCCGGCGCACCATTGAGCAAGCGCTTGGTCGGCGTGGGCGGGTGAGCAAGCGCTCGCTCGAGGCTCGACGGCGTCCGCTGAGTGAGCGCTTGCTCAGGGCGGCCAGATGAGCGAGCGCTTGCTCAGCGCGGCCGCATGAGTGAGCGCTTGCTCAGCGGAGGCCCTCAGTGTCGTCCAACCGGAACCACGGCCACCGGGCACTGGGCCTTCTCCAACACGTGTGCCGCGACGCCCATCCGGGTGTTGCCGAGCAGGCTCGGTTCGGTCGGCCGCCCGACCACCACCAGTCCGGCCTGCTTGGAGGCCTCGACCAACTCGGCCTCCGGTGCGCCGGCCGCCGCCCGCACCTTCACCGGGATCTCAGGGAACCGGGCCTGCTGACGCTCCAACAGCTCCTGCAGGTCGGCCGCGTCGGCCGGCTCGGCGATCACCCGCACCGCGCTCGCGGTCATCAGCGCGGCCCGGTACGCCAGGTCCACCACACCCAGGGCTGGCACGCCCGGGTCCACGACCACCACCACATCGCCCTCGGGCATCGGGGAGCCCTCCACCTCGTCGATGTCCTCCACCGTCTTGCAGACCACCACCGGGCAGAGCGCGTGCTCGGCGACCGCGCGGCTCACCGAGCCGACCCACCAGCCGCGCAGCCCCGTCACCCCACGACTCCCCAGCACCAGCAGCGCGGCCGCTCGGGACTCGGCCGGCAGCACGTTCTGCGGAGAGCCGCGCAGCAGCCTCGCCGTCACCGCCAGATCCGGGGTCATCTTGGCCACCCGGGCCAGCGCCTCCTCGGTCACCTGATCCTCCGTCGGCGCGGGCTGCCCGGCACCGGTGACCGCGGCCAGCAGGTCCCGCGGCACGGCGTACAGCACCTCCAGCGGCGCGCCACCGCCCTCGGCCACCCGGGCCCCCCAGGCCAAGGCCGTCCAGCCACCGGGCGACCCGTCCACCGCGACCTGAACCGGGCGAAGATTGGACATAGTGCTACTCCTTCGAATGGACCCGCGCAGTGCGGGGATGCTGGCAGCCCGGACGGTTGCGCTCCGTCCGGGCCACCAGGTCTGCAGGCCGCCGGGTCACCAAGTCACCAGGTCAGCCGGGTCACCAAGTCACCAAGTCACCAGGTCAGCCGGGTCACCAAGTCACCAGGTCAGCCGGTCAGCCGGTCACGAGGTCACCAGGTCAGCAGGACGCCGGGCGCGGGCTCACGGCTTGCGCAGCACGTCCAGCTGGTTGGTCGCGTCGTCGACGAAGTAGACCGCGTCGTGGTCGTGGTCCACCGCGAGGCCGAAGAGCGCGCCGGCTCCGACGTTCGGCGGCGTCCCGCTGGAGTCCAGCTGGCGGACCGCCACCTGCTCACCGCGCGGAGTGGTCTCCACCAGGTTGCCGTCGCCCCCGTTCACGGTGAGGATCTCGCCCCGAGGGGCCACGGCCAGTCCCAGCGGAGCGTTGAGGCTGCCGCCCTCGGTGACCAACTCGCCGGTTCCGGCGCTGTCGTGGCGGCGCAGCGCGTCCGGGATCGCGGTGATCCGGCTGTTCACGGTGTCCGCCACATAGAGCGTTCCGTCGTGACCGAGGCCCACCCCGGTCGGGCCGACCACCAGCGCGGCCGGGTCGGTCCGCTGGTCGAAGCCGCTGCCGATCACCGTACTGCGCTCCAGGCAGGGCGGCTCGTCACCGCGGTCCTTGAGGGTGAGCCGCAGCACCGTCCCCTCCGGCACCACCGAACCGCCGCCGGCCACCGTGTCGTTGAGCACGTTGGTGACGAACAGCTCACTGGTTCCGTGATGGCTGACCGAGGTCATGTCCCAGGGCCCGTTGATGCCGTTGCCGGTGAGGGTCTCGCGCACCGTGCCGTGCTTGTCGAGCACCAGCAGGCATCCGGCCTGCGCGGTGGCCGCCGTCCCGTCCGTGGTGGGCAGGCTGCCGACCACCACCCAGCCGCCCGGCAGCACGGTCAGTGCGGTGGTCAGCCCGACCCCGCCGGGGCACTCGCCGGGCAGGTGGTTCGGGTCGATCTGGGCGAACTGGCTCACCGATCCGTCCGGGGCGATCTGGACCAGGGTGGTGCCGGTGCCCTGCTGGTTGGCAGCGTTGTTGAAGTTGCTGACCAGGATGCTGTTGCGGTGCAGTAGGCCCTCGTCGCTCGGGACGACCACGGTGCCGTACGGGTTCACGTCACCATTGGCGGGCACGGTGGAGGCGATCGTGGCGACGGTGTTCAGCGGGCCGACGAACGGCTCGCGGGCGGTGGCGGGCGCGGCCGCGCCGAGTGTGCCGAGTGCGGTGGCCCCGGTCACCGCAAGGGCGGCGAGCGGGCGAGGTAACAGGTAGTGATGTCTCATAAGCATCACGTTAAATCTGGATCCCGGGCAGCTCACGGAGGACGCGCGCGCCGATCGGAGGGACTGTCATGACGCGGCCGGGAGCGGTCGGTGCGCCCCGGGGCCCGTCCGGTCGGGTGCCAGCGCGAGGTAGGTGAGGATCGCGCCCAGAGTCGAGAGCAGTGCGAGGGCGAGGCCGAGGGTGTGGAATGCGCCGGTGAAGGCGGTGGCCAGCGCCGGGTGATCGGTGCCGCGGGCCTGCCCCTGGACGGCCTGCCCGGCGAGTTGGGTGGCGGAGGCGGCATCGAGGCCGCTGTCGCGCAGCTGCCCGGCGGTGAGCGAGGTGAGCCAGGCCGCCGCGCCGGCGACCGCGACGGACTCGCCGGTGATCCGCATCGTGTCGAAGATGCCGGCCGCGGCGCCGGCATGCTCGACCGCGACGGTGCTGACGGCCGCGTTGTCCATCACCCCGAAGGCCAGCCCCACCCCGGCACCGAACGGGAGCAACGGTAGCGCCAACGCCGTCGCCGAGCCGTCGCCGCGCAGCGTGACCAGCAGCAGCGCCCCGAGGCGGAGAAGCGGGCGGCGGAGAACCGGGTGGGGGAGAACTGGGTGCGGGAGAAGAGGACATGGCCCGATCCTCGGCGGGGCGTCGCCGGCGGATGAAGTGAGCGGCACACCCTGGGACTCACAGGGCCACCCTCAGCCCTCGGAGCCCACGCCGGGCCGCCGCCATACTTGACCGCATGCCCGAGACGAGAACGATCGCCAGCAGCCTCGGCGGCTACCTCCGCACCCGGCGGGCCCTGGTCTCGCCCGCCGACGTCGGCCTCCCCCCGACGGGCCGCCGCCGAGTGCCCGGGCTGCGCCGCGAGGAGGTCGCCGAGCTGGTCGGGCTGAGCACCGACTACTACGTGCGACTCGAGCAGGGACGCGCCGACCGCCCCTCCGCCGAGGTCCTGGACGCGCTGGCCAGGGCGCTGCAGCTGAGCGCCGCCGAACGCGCACACCTGTACGACCTGGCCCGGCCGCGCCGCGGTGCCGCGAGCCGCACCGAGGCGGCCGTGCGTCCGGCGCTGCGACAGGTGGTGCAGGCCATCCCCAGCACGCCGGCGCTGATCATGAACGACCGCAACGACGTGCTGGCCTGGAACCCGCTGGCCGCCGCGCTGATCGCCGACTTCCCCCAACTGCGGCCACACGAGCGCAACATGGCCCGCCGGATCTTCCTGGACCCGGACGCCAGGCAGGTCCATCCCGACTGGGACGAAGCCGCCCGCAGTACGGTCGGCATGCTGCGAATGGCAGCCGGACGGCGACCGAACGACCCGGCGCTGGTCCGCCTGATTGGCGAACTCTCCCTCGGCAGCCCGGCCTTCCGCACCCTGTGGGCCACCCACTACGTGCACGAGAAGACCCACGGCCCCAAGCGCTTCCGCCACCCCGTGGTCGGAGAAGTCGCCCTCCGCTACGAGACCTTCCAGGCCCCCGGAACCGCGCACCAGTTGCTGGTGGTCTACACGGCCGCACCGGGAAGCCCCGCCGAGGAGGCGCTCACCTTCCTCGGCATGCTCACGCGAGCCTGAGCCTGAACCGCGTCAATGGCGCGGAGACCTCGATCCCGAGCAGCCGATGCCCGGTGCCCAGGGGCGGGTCCCCGGGCTGGTGCCCGGGGACCCGCCCAGTACTCAACTGGCCTTCGGCGGCGCCTCCAGTGGGGTGGGCTGCGTTACCGGCTCGTCCTGCACAAGCAGGTGCGGGGCGTCCTCGGCCTCACGCAGCTGGTCGAGCACGGCCTCGCGATCGGTGAGCATGACCGTCAGAATCCGGCGGGCCGACTTCAGCAGGTCGGAGACGTCCGCGCCGGCCAGTGCGTACAGCACGGTCCCCTTCTCCCGGGTGGAGACGACGATCCCGGAC from Kitasatospora azatica KCTC 9699 harbors:
- a CDS encoding universal stress protein; its protein translation is MSNLRPVQVAVDGSPGGWTALAWGARVAEGGGAPLEVLYAVPRDLLAAVTGAGQPAPTEDQVTEEALARVAKMTPDLAVTARLLRGSPQNVLPAESRAAALLVLGSRGVTGLRGWWVGSVSRAVAEHALCPVVVCKTVEDIDEVEGSPMPEGDVVVVVDPGVPALGVVDLAYRAALMTASAVRVIAEPADAADLQELLERQQARFPEIPVKVRAAAGAPEAELVEASKQAGLVVVGRPTEPSLLGNTRMGVAAHVLEKAQCPVAVVPVGRH
- the iolE gene encoding myo-inosose-2 dehydratase — protein: MFTRDQVLLGITPTGWTNDDLPSLGAEIPYEQILSEIALAGFDGCSIGHSFPRDPAVLGAALELRGLRISEPWVSTYFTVREMREATVAEFRRQLELLRSLGGTDLVVAELGGSVHQQPVDLRANRPVLDDRGWKELVDGLHELGEIASGNGMRLCYHHHMGTVVQSPAEVDRLMAATDPELVHLLLDTGHFSWAGGDPAAAVRAHGPRIAHVHLKDLRPQVLAAADRSSFLQAVLDGVFTVPGDGMVDFPEVLAELAQAGYRGWLTVEAEQDPAKAHPLTYALKARAYLREVIGV
- a CDS encoding NHL repeat-containing protein → MRHHYLLPRPLAALAVTGATALGTLGAAAPATAREPFVGPLNTVATIASTVPANGDVNPYGTVVVPSDEGLLHRNSILVSNFNNAANQQGTGTTLVQIAPDGSVSQFAQIDPNHLPGECPGGVGLTTALTVLPGGWVVVGSLPTTDGTAATAQAGCLLVLDKHGTVRETLTGNGINGPWDMTSVSHHGTSELFVTNVLNDTVAGGGSVVPEGTVLRLTLKDRGDEPPCLERSTVIGSGFDQRTDPAALVVGPTGVGLGHDGTLYVADTVNSRITAIPDALRRHDSAGTGELVTEGGSLNAPLGLAVAPRGEILTVNGGDGNLVETTPRGEQVAVRQLDSSGTPPNVGAGALFGLAVDHDHDAVYFVDDATNQLDVLRKP
- a CDS encoding sugar phosphate isomerase/epimerase family protein, giving the protein MTNSVGIHALVWVGDWSGDAPKRAMAGARDCGYDRIEIPLLGSWQIDTGRTRALLDECQLAMTANQFLTEATDISSADPAAVAAGEQLLHRAVETVAALGGDYICGTLYSRLGRYDRQPTERGRRSSAEVLRGVADRAADAGIRIGLELCNRYETNLLNTAEQALEMLELIDRPNAVVHLDTFHMNLEETDMVTPVLACGERLGYVHIGESHRGYLGTGTVDFDGFFGALARIGYTGPITFESFSSAVLAPELTGALCIWRDRWQDSADLARHARQFIAQQLTR
- a CDS encoding MFS transporter, with the translated sequence MLPFGAGVGLAFGVMDNAAVSTVAVEHAGAAAGIFDTMRITGESVAVAGAAAWLTSLTAGQLRDSGLDAASATQLAGQAVQGQARGTDHPALATAFTGAFHTLGLALALLSTLGAILTYLALAPDRTGPGAHRPLPAAS
- a CDS encoding helix-turn-helix transcriptional regulator, encoding MPETRTIASSLGGYLRTRRALVSPADVGLPPTGRRRVPGLRREEVAELVGLSTDYYVRLEQGRADRPSAEVLDALARALQLSAAERAHLYDLARPRRGAASRTEAAVRPALRQVVQAIPSTPALIMNDRNDVLAWNPLAAALIADFPQLRPHERNMARRIFLDPDARQVHPDWDEAARSTVGMLRMAAGRRPNDPALVRLIGELSLGSPAFRTLWATHYVHEKTHGPKRFRHPVVGEVALRYETFQAPGTAHQLLVVYTAAPGSPAEEALTFLGMLTRA
- a CDS encoding PPC domain-containing DNA-binding protein translates to MHTTVKSEGPQRAYELVFETGEEIIGGLRAFAIAERLAPSEFNAIGGVHQADLGFYNLTDGTFNPVPFHRDQCEVLSLIGDITPEADKPGGYNVHGHVVLGSPDGQANGGHLLHAITRPILFVTIEELEHAKPAHH
- a CDS encoding ArsR/SmtB family transcription factor, which produces MQLPLYQVKAEFFRLLGHPVRIRVLELLQGGPLPVRDLLADIGIEPSSLSQQLAVLKRSGIVVSTREKGTVLYALAGADVSDLLKSARRILTVMLTDREAVLDQLREAEDAPHLLVQDEPVTQPTPLEAPPKAS